One genomic region from Epinephelus moara isolate mb chromosome 8, YSFRI_EMoa_1.0, whole genome shotgun sequence encodes:
- the LOC126394905 gene encoding annexin A3-like, translating to MASLWDDLDSLVNSPSSFTATTGERGTIKPQTNFDAGDDAVALRKAIEGLGTEEKTLIDILTHRSSAQRQLICEAYQEATGRALQADVVSSLYLTVPVQQHVI from the exons ATGGCGTCTTTATGG GATGACTTGGACAGTCTCGTGAATTCCCCTTCATCTTTCACAGCAACA acaggagagagaggaaCCATCAAGCCCCAAACTAACTTCGACGCAGGAGACGATGCAGTGGCTCTGAGGAAGGCCATCGAAGGACTTG GGACCGAAGAGAAGACTCTGATCGACATCTTGACCCACAGAAGCAGCGCTCAGAGGCAGCTCATCTGTGAAGCTTATCAGGAAGCCACTGGAAGA GCGTTACAGGCCGACGTGGTTTCGTCTCTTTATTTAACTgtcccagtgcaacagcatgtgatctag